A genomic stretch from Leptotrichia sp. HSP-536 includes:
- a CDS encoding sensor histidine kinase, producing the protein MKNLKLEDRISANYALLFLVLILVSNIILVYSLKRQSTKVLVQSADNKMEEINSFLDKVGIFSDKTNVLTLDFNPEIVEGKKIIHVKPFNPGEDNYLYVLEIEQKNESIIPINTIGDTDTDEAAITNEKMLALLKDANLKNNVSNGKIMNIEKNKYFVFKVSRQIKNYKFNIYTLKNVTQENKIYKRLEYLVILFTIIGVVITVIVSKLLSRRILRPINNVIKTAKSISTDDLSKRIEIPKGEDELQNLTLIINEMLDRLETSFENQKKFVSDASHELRTPLAIIKGYAEIIRKRGTTDIDIFVESIDSIISETDNMRNLIQKLLFLAKGDITKINTKFIDIDANEMVHQIHSDTIVSTKTHTFHLEMGEDYKIKGDETLLQQAIRALIENATKYSEPNTNVYIKSFVKDGFGRISIRDEGVGISEEDAKRIFERFYRVDLSRTKATGGTGLGLAIVKRIVELHNGKIEVNSKMNEGTEISIILPISAKPIVINQKEKEKEKTEKKKIIRKMKNLGRKNNG; encoded by the coding sequence ATGAAAAATTTAAAATTAGAAGATCGTATTTCAGCAAATTACGCTCTTCTATTTTTGGTATTAATATTAGTTTCTAATATTATTTTAGTTTATTCGTTAAAACGACAGTCTACTAAAGTCCTTGTACAATCTGCGGATAATAAGATGGAAGAAATAAACAGCTTTTTAGATAAAGTGGGGATTTTTTCAGACAAAACAAATGTCCTGACACTTGATTTTAATCCTGAAATTGTGGAAGGGAAAAAAATTATTCACGTAAAACCATTTAATCCTGGTGAAGACAATTATTTGTATGTTTTAGAAATTGAACAAAAGAACGAATCAATAATCCCAATTAATACAATTGGAGATACTGATACGGATGAAGCGGCTATAACTAACGAAAAAATGCTGGCATTACTGAAAGATGCTAACTTAAAAAATAATGTTTCTAATGGGAAAATAATGAATATTGAAAAAAACAAATATTTTGTTTTTAAGGTTAGCCGTCAGATAAAAAATTATAAATTTAACATTTATACTTTAAAAAATGTAACTCAGGAAAACAAGATTTATAAAAGATTGGAATATCTCGTTATTTTATTTACAATAATCGGAGTCGTTATAACAGTTATTGTATCAAAATTATTAAGCAGAAGAATTTTAAGACCAATTAATAACGTTATAAAAACGGCAAAAAGTATTTCAACTGATGATTTGAGTAAAAGAATAGAAATTCCTAAAGGAGAAGACGAATTACAAAATTTGACGCTCATTATCAATGAAATGCTTGACAGGCTTGAGACTTCATTTGAAAATCAGAAAAAATTTGTATCAGATGCTTCACATGAGCTAAGAACTCCACTTGCCATAATAAAAGGTTATGCCGAAATTATAAGAAAGCGTGGAACAACTGACATTGATATTTTTGTAGAATCAATTGATTCAATCATAAGTGAAACTGACAATATGCGTAATCTAATCCAAAAACTTTTATTCCTGGCAAAAGGAGACATTACCAAAATTAATACAAAATTTATAGATATTGACGCAAATGAAATGGTTCATCAGATTCATTCTGATACTATAGTTTCCACCAAAACTCACACTTTCCATTTAGAAATGGGTGAAGACTACAAAATAAAAGGTGATGAAACATTACTGCAGCAGGCAATCAGAGCCTTAATAGAAAATGCTACAAAATATTCAGAACCAAATACGAATGTCTATATAAAATCTTTTGTAAAAGATGGATTTGGAAGAATTTCCATTCGGGATGAAGGTGTTGGAATTTCTGAAGAAGATGCTAAAAGAATTTTTGAAAGATTTTACAGAGTTGATTTGTCAAGAACAAAAGCGACTGGTGGAACTGGACTCGGACTTGCGATAGTAAAACGAATTGTAGAACTTCATAATGGAAAAATTGAAGTCAATTCTAAAATGAATGAAGGCACAGAAATTTCAATTATATTACCAATTAGTGCAAAACCAATTGTTATTAATCAAAAAGAAAAGGAAAAAGAAAAAACAGAAAAAAAGAAAATAATCAGAAAAATGAAAAATTTAGGAAGGAAAAATAATGGCTAG
- a CDS encoding response regulator transcription factor yields the protein MREKILVIEDDPKISRLLEIELKFEGFDVFFAYDGKEGLNMAKYGSYDIILLDVMLPKMSGMEVCKRIRETSQVPIIMLTAKDEISDKVVGFDYGADDYMTKPFSNEELLARIKALLRRTKKSVVHKGIFEFEDLTINYSTYEVFRDYGKTLIQLSKREFELLDFLVLNKGIVLSRDKILEEVWGFDYIGNDNILDLYIKYLRDKIDRPYERKFIQTVRGIGFIFK from the coding sequence ATGAGAGAAAAAATATTAGTAATTGAAGATGACCCTAAAATTTCAAGATTACTTGAAATTGAATTAAAATTTGAAGGATTTGATGTATTTTTTGCCTATGATGGTAAAGAAGGATTGAATATGGCTAAATACGGTTCATATGACATTATTCTTTTAGACGTGATGCTTCCGAAAATGAGCGGAATGGAAGTTTGTAAAAGAATCAGAGAAACTTCGCAAGTGCCGATTATTATGCTGACTGCAAAAGATGAAATTAGTGATAAAGTAGTTGGATTTGACTATGGAGCTGACGATTATATGACAAAACCGTTCTCAAATGAAGAATTGCTTGCGAGAATAAAAGCTCTTTTAAGAAGAACTAAAAAGTCTGTTGTTCACAAAGGAATTTTTGAATTTGAAGATTTAACAATTAATTATTCAACTTATGAAGTATTCAGAGATTACGGAAAAACTTTAATCCAGCTATCAAAAAGAGAATTTGAGCTTCTTGACTTCCTAGTTTTAAACAAAGGAATTGTTTTATCAAGAGATAAAATTTTGGAAGAAGTTTGGGGATTTGACTATATCGGAAATGACAATATCCTTGACTTGTACATTAAATATTTGAGAGATAAAATTGATAGACCTTATGAAAGAAAATTTATTCAGACTGTAAGAGGAATCGGATTTATCTTTAAATAA
- a CDS encoding peptidase U32 family protein yields the protein METKKRVELLAPAGNMEKLKTAFHFGADACFVGGSAFNLRGMSSNFKNKELKEAVDYVHSLGKKIYVTLNIFAHNTEIEYMPRFIKKLDEFGVDAVIVADLGVFQMVRQHAPNMKIHVSTQANNTNWMSVKTWKDMGAKRVILAREMSLKEIKTIREKVPDVEIEVFIHGAMCMAYSGRCLLSNYFTNRDANRGICAQDCRWNYKVIAEGHEETGAHDIVENEEGTYMFNAKDLCSIEFIDKVLETGVDSLKIEGRMKSIYYNSTVVKQYKRALDNYYSGNYEYNPDWLKELKTISHRQYSNGFYLGPTSEKDQNYETGLSYSQTYRLVANVLEKVDTNKYKIQIRNKVYATETLELVRPIGDAIKFKVENFLNTKNDEFQEYVNPNTIAIIETDVEMGPMDLIRIKLPEGQSDSDMDTSEF from the coding sequence ATGGAAACAAAAAAAAGAGTAGAATTATTGGCACCAGCTGGAAATATGGAAAAGTTAAAAACAGCTTTTCATTTTGGAGCTGATGCCTGTTTTGTTGGAGGAAGCGCCTTCAACTTGAGAGGAATGTCTTCAAACTTTAAAAATAAGGAATTAAAGGAAGCTGTGGATTATGTTCACAGTTTAGGTAAAAAAATATATGTTACACTAAATATTTTTGCACATAATACAGAAATTGAATATATGCCAAGATTTATAAAAAAACTGGATGAATTTGGTGTAGATGCGGTAATTGTGGCTGATCTAGGAGTTTTCCAGATGGTTAGGCAACATGCTCCGAATATGAAAATTCACGTAAGTACACAGGCAAATAATACAAACTGGATGAGTGTAAAAACTTGGAAGGATATGGGAGCAAAAAGGGTTATTTTAGCTAGAGAAATGTCGTTAAAAGAAATAAAAACTATCCGTGAAAAAGTACCTGATGTGGAAATTGAGGTATTTATTCATGGAGCAATGTGTATGGCTTATTCAGGAAGATGCCTACTAAGTAATTACTTTACAAACCGTGATGCAAACCGTGGAATTTGCGCTCAAGATTGCCGTTGGAATTATAAAGTGATTGCAGAAGGGCATGAGGAAACAGGGGCTCATGATATTGTAGAAAATGAAGAAGGAACATATATGTTTAATGCTAAAGACTTGTGTTCCATCGAATTTATTGACAAAGTGCTTGAAACTGGTGTGGATTCATTAAAAATTGAAGGAAGAATGAAAAGTATTTACTACAACTCAACTGTTGTGAAACAGTATAAGAGAGCGTTGGATAATTATTATTCTGGAAATTACGAATATAATCCAGACTGGCTAAAAGAGCTTAAAACTATTAGTCATAGACAATATTCAAACGGATTTTATTTAGGCCCGACTTCTGAGAAGGATCAGAACTATGAAACAGGTCTTTCTTACAGCCAAACTTACAGACTTGTTGCAAATGTACTTGAAAAAGTTGACACAAATAAATACAAAATTCAAATAAGAAATAAAGTTTACGCAACAGAAACTTTGGAGCTGGTACGTCCAATTGGAGATGCTATTAAATTCAAAGTAGAAAACTTTTTAAATACAAAAAATGACGAATTTCAGGAATACGTAAACCCAAATACAATCGCTATTATCGAAACAGATGTGGAAATGGGCCCAATGGACTTAATTAGAATAAAGCTGCCTGAAGGACAATCTGACAGCGACATGGATACTTCAGAATTTTAA